From the Deinococcus gobiensis I-0 genome, the window CGGTGATGGCTCCGGCATACAGGTCGCCCGTCTCCGGGACGCTCACCAGTCCACCTCCACGCGCTGTCCGGCGTATTCCACCACGTCGCCCCGGCGCAGTTTCTTGCGCCGCCGGGTCTCAATGTCGCCGTTGAGACGGACCTCGCCGCCCTGGACGCGGAATTTGGCCTCGCCGCCGGTTTCCACCAGCCCGCGCAGCTTCAGGAAACTTTGCAGGTCGATGGTGTCGGCGTCGTCGGGGGTATCGGCATAACGGGTCATGCCGGCCAGCGTAGCAGGGGCATGCCGCTCAGGGTGTGGTTGGGGCCGGGGTGGGGGTGGGTGCAGGGGTGGCTCCGGAGGCCGGCGTCGGCGTGGGGGCCGGCGTCGGTGCGGTAGGCGTGGTCGCCGGGGCGGCGGCAGGTGCAGCTGCCGGAGCCGGAGAAGCCGGGGTCGCCGTCGGGGTGGCCTGGGCCGGAGCCGGCTGGGCCGGAGCGGGAGCCGTATTCAGGGCCGCGGTGTACTGGGCGCTGAACAGCCGCAGGTCGGTGTCGTCCACCTTGCGGTCCTGGTTCAGGTCGCCGGACTGCGGGGAGGCCTTGCCGAAATTCTCCATCAGGATGGCGAGGTCGCTGAGGTCGATGACGCCGTCGCCATTGAGGTCCGCGCCGCCGAAACGCTTCTGGGCCGCCTCGGGGGTCCAGGCCGTGAGCTTGAACTCGTCCTGAAGCTGCCGCCGGACCGCCTCGGCCAGCGCGACCGGACCCTGCGGATTGAACTCGAGCCGCCGCTCGCCGCCCACCACGACCACCCGTGCCGAGACGTCGGGATTGAAGGGCGCGGCGCTGACCCCCACGCCCCCCAGGGTCAGGGTCGGTCCCGAACTGTCGTCGAGCGTGAAGGGCACCTCGCGCGTCGAGAGGGCGGCCAGGGCCGCCAGGGTCGCCTGACGGACCGCGTCCCCCTGAGGCCGCAGCTTGAGGGCCACCGCGTCCGCGCCGCCCAGCCCGGCCTGTGCCAGCAGGGCCGCCCCGAGCAGCGCGCCGGACCACCTGACGCGGCGCATCAGCGGTTCTCCCGCGCCGCACGGATGGCGTCGCGCAGGGCCGTGGGGGTGGTGATGGTGGTCCCCGTCGCCGGGGCCGTCGCCGCACCGCTTGGGGCGGCGACCTCTGTACCGGTGGCGGAACCCGCGCCGGTCGCGGCGCTGCCTGCCGGCGACACCGACACCGCCCCGTTGACCACCGGGTACAGGCCCTGGTTGAAGCCCACCAGCGGGCTGTCGGCCTTGCGGGCATAGAGCAGCGCGAAGACTTCCTGGCCGCCGCTCAGGGCCGGCAGGTCCTGCACCCCCTGTAGAAAGAACAGGGCCGGCTTGCCCATGTGCTGCGGCAGGCTGGCCGCGTCGCCGGCGATCGTCTCGGTGACGCTCAGCGGATAGACCGTGTAGGTCACGTCGCCCTCCTTGGCCGTGGTGGGTGTGCCCAGGGTCGCGCGCACGATCACCTCGGCCTTCTGGGCCTGCTGCGCCAGGGTCAGGGGCGTGACGGCGGTCGCGCCGGCTCCGGTCCCCCACAGGGACAGCGCGGCGGCTCCGGCCAGCAGCGCCCGTCTCACGGCTGGCCTCCGCTGGGCGGCGTGGTCGGATTGGTGGGGGCGACCGGGGCCGTGGCGGGGCCGGTCGGCACGGGTGTGCCCGGCGTGGTCTGCGTGCCGGTCGCCGGGTCGGTGGTGGGGGTCGGTGTCGGCGCCGTGGTGGGCGAGGGCAGCGTGGAGGAGCCCTCCGGCGAGGTGGCGGGCGTAGTCTGGGGCGTGGGCGTGGGCGTGGTCTGGGTGGAGGT encodes:
- a CDS encoding RNA-binding S4 domain-containing protein, translated to MTRYADTPDDADTIDLQSFLKLRGLVETGGEAKFRVQGGEVRLNGDIETRRRKKLRRGDVVEYAGQRVEVDW
- a CDS encoding dockerin type I domain-containing protein, with protein sequence MRRVRWSGALLGAALLAQAGLGGADAVALKLRPQGDAVRQATLAALAALSTREVPFTLDDSSGPTLTLGGVGVSAAPFNPDVSARVVVVGGERRLEFNPQGPVALAEAVRRQLQDEFKLTAWTPEAAQKRFGGADLNGDGVIDLSDLAILMENFGKASPQSGDLNQDRKVDDTDLRLFSAQYTAALNTAPAPAQPAPAQATPTATPASPAPAAAPAAAPATTPTAPTPAPTPTPASGATPAPTPTPAPTTP